The genomic stretch GCGGACAATTGCTGGAAGATGGCGGTGCCGGTGGCGTGACGGCGGTGGTACCCAGCCTGGGCCAGTACTTGCAGACCCTCTGGGACCGCATCGAGCAGGGCGAGATCTGGTGGCATCCCGACAAGGGTTGGGTCATCGCCGCCAGCGGTGCCGCTGTCCTCCAATGGGACCCTCTGGAGGGCTTCTTCTGGCCGTAGGCTCGGCCTTGTGGCCTGCGACGGGGCGTCAGGCCGCTTTCGCACGACTCTCCGTGCTCGACAACACCCTGCTTTTGAGCGCGTCAAGGGTGACCCTGGCAACTGGAACCGAGCACTTCGACGATCTCCAGCATCCCGACCTGACGCTTTCTGTTTTTCAACCCGCATCTCGACCACCCGGGCGAGCACGACGAGAGGACTGCTTTCGCACTCTACACGCATCCGCTCTTCGTTCGTCGGCCAGCTTGGGGGCGGGGCGGCCAGGGGGCGAAGGTGCCCAACAGGGTCAGCAGCAGGAACGCAGAGATGCACCGGATGAGGAAGGACATTCAACGATGTCCGTGAGGGGCACGTAGCAGAAGTCGCTCAGCTACCGCCGGAGGCGTAAGCAAGGCTCGGACGGCGAATCGACAGGTTCCATGGACGACCTCCTCGGGACACTCACTTCGAAGGCGCTTCTTGAGAGGACAGGTCGCGGCCGCACTGCTCAAGCGATGGGACACGGTAAGACACAGCCGTGACCTTGCCTGCCTCGACTGAAATGCGAGCCGTTCGCTCGAACACCGGCTTGCCTGCCTGGGATACGCACTCGACCTTGCCCAACTCGGCGGTCAACTCGCCGGTGACCCAGGTAGCAGCCCACGGTGACCTTGCGTCGGGGTACACAGACGACAGCTCGATCGCACCTCGGCAACGATAGAGCGCGTGCAGCCAAAGAACACCATCGGCGACCTTGAACTGGCCGCGAGGGCCGCCGATGGCGCTGCACCGCTCCGCCTGCACCATCGCCCGCAGCTGTTCGCTTTCGGGTAGCGCCAGCCAACCGCGGGCGTTGTCGTGCAAACGACCCGACCGACCTTCGATTTCGATTTTGTCGAACAAAGGTTCGGTGGCCGAGCAGGGTGCCGATGCCGTGGCGAGGAGCACGACGGCAGCCAGCAGCAGAGATGGGGTGTGGGTGTGTCGCACTCGATGTTCCGCGGTCAGCCGCCGCGCGCGGCCGCTTCGCGCAGTTTGTCCTTCTTGCTCTTGCGCCGGCCCTTGATGCCGCCTTCTGGTGGTGACGCGGGCGGCGCGGCGTCTCGCGGCTCGAAGCCCGCGATGCGCTCGCGTGGCACACGCTGGCCCTGGCGCTTTTCAATCAGCCGAAAATGCGCCTCGGTCGTTGCGCTGACAAAACTCACGGCCAGGCCGGTGGCGCCGGCGCGGCCCGTGCGCCCGATACGGTGGACATAGTCCTGGGGCGAGCGCGGCAGGTCGTAGTTGACCACCACGGGCAGGCCGGGGATGTGCAGGCCACGCGCCGCCATGTCGGTGGCCAGCACGACCCGCAGCGCACCGCTGTTCAGGTCGGCCAGCACACGGGTGCGCGCACCTTGGCTGAGGTCGCCGTGGAAGGCGGCGGCCGCAAGGCCGCTGCGCCGCAGTTTGTCGGCCACATGCTCGCTGGCGTAGCGTGTGGCCACGAACACCAGCACGCGCGACCACTGCCCTTGCTCGATGAGATGCCGCAACAGCGGCGTGCGCTGCGCCGCGTCCACCTCCACGGCATGCTGCTCGATGGCGGGAGGGGCGCCGCCGCTGGGCGTGTTGGTTGGCACCTCCACACGCACAGGATCACACAGCAAGGCATCCGCCAGCCCCTGCACCGCGGGCGGGAAGGTGGCCGAGAAGAACAGGCTTTGTCGACGCGCGGGCAACAGCGCCGTGAGCCGTGCGAGTTCGTCGGCGAAGCCTTCGTCGAGCAGCCGGTCGGCTTCGTCCAGCACCAGTAGGTTGACGTCGTCGAACTGGATGGCATTGCGGTCGGCGAGGTCGAGCAGTCGCCCCGGCGTGGCCACGACCACCTCCGCACCGCGCCGCAGGCTGAGCATCTGCGGGTTGACGGAGACACCGCCGAAGACGACCGCCACCTTGACCGGATCGGCAAGGTGGCGAGACAAGGCGCGGATCGTTTCGCCGACCTGGGCGGCGAGTTCGCGGGTGGGCACCAGCACCAGGGCGTAGGTGCGGCGCCAGGCGGGGCGCCAGGTGTCGAGGCGGTGCAGCAAGGGCAGCGCGAAGGCAGCTGTCTTGCCGGAGCCCGTCTGCGCGCAGCCGATGACATCACGGCCCTGCAGCGCGAGCGGAATGGCCGCGGCCTGGATCGGCGTGGGCTCGACATAGCCGCGCTCGGCTGCGGCGCGCACCAGGGCCGCGCTCAAGCCCAGCTCGGCAAACGATGAACTCACGGACGGCAATTTCACAGGTGACTCACTTTCGCCACGCGCCCCTGCACCTGGCCGGCGTTCAATCCGGGCAAGGCCAGATCGGTCGCGTCACGCCGCGAGGCCATGTCAGTGGAGAAATCATGGACGTTGCGCTTGCCGATGCAGGCGGCGTTCAAGCCGAGGACGGCGGGGGATACGGTCATGCGCTGATTATCGGCCCCCTTGCGATGCGGGCAGTGCCGGCGCCGGGACCGTCGGCGTGCGCTTGGTTCGGATGCAAAGGCCGGGTGTCGATCGGCAGGGTTGAAGAAACCGCCGGCGATCCAGACGTCGATTCGAAGACAATGGGAACCGCGTCGCGCGGCGTTCGGTGTAAGCCACGCCAGCGAGTGCGAAACCAGTGTTGACCCAGCGGCGAGACCGGACGGCCGCCTTCTGCAGCAGCACTGCTTAAGAGATGTAGGACTTGTCATGCACTACCTGCTTTTTATCGGGGCGTTTTTCTTCTTTGCCTTCACCGCACCGTTGAAGGTCACGCTCGCAACCTGCATCCTGTTGCTGCTCGTCACGACCATCATCCGGTTCACCACCAGGGCCGTGGCCGGCATTGAGCCTTCATATGGAGAGGCGCTCAAGGCCGTGGGTCTGTCCTTCTTCTTTCTCGTACTGGCTTTCGCTGCCCTCTTGAGCTTCGCTGCGGGGACTGGCATCTCGAACTTCACCGGCCTGGCGGGCCATCTCGTCTTCTTCGCCTTCTTTGCGGCCTATGTGCTGGGCTTCAAACTCAGCCTCGGGATCTCCGCCGGCGCGAGTGCCGTGGTGGCCATCGTTGCAACCGTCGCGTCGACTGCGCTCTTTGTGGCGTTTCGGACTCTGGGCTGACCGGCCCTCGCAGTCGGCTGGGCGCGCGCGCCGCGGAACTGCTTCCTCACGGGTGAAGCGTACCGTCAACGGCCGGTTGAACGACGGCCCTCGGCCGGGGTGGCATAGGCGAGCGCCTACGTGGAGGTCACGCCCAGCCGCGAGGCCGCAAAGACCTGGGGTCAAGGGCCTTGACGCCCCAGCTTCTCGATGCGATCGAATGCAGTGTCCAGATCTCGCTGCAATTCAGGCGGCGGGGGGTGGGTTGCCCGTGCATCGGCCATGGGTAGCGTCATCAGCACACGAACGACGCCGGCGGCTTGTACGCTGGCAAAGTAGAGATTGGTGGAGCCAAGCGACGGGTATGTGTTCCAACGCTTGTAGGAAGGACAAGGGGATGGCCGTACATCAAGCTCGAACCGGTAGGCTGTCGCTGGTGCGCCCTTATATGTCTTCTCCACTTTGAGGGTGATCAAAAAGTGATCCGCATCGTCGGGCTTCAAGGCCGTCGACATGACCTTGCCGATGAACACCGAGTCAGCCTGCTCGAATGCGCTGTCCACGCTCTCTTCGAAAGTCGGTGCTTCGCCGTCGGTCGCGCGAGGGGGGCACGCCTGGGCGGCTGTCGCGTGAGCAGAAAACAGGAGGCACAGTGAGGCGGTCAGGTAGGAGCGCATACGGCAATTCTGCCCCTTGGGCTAAGTTGGCCTCCCACACCACGCCGTTGGAGTCCGAAAAGACGGGGATCACCGCCGTGGACGGTCCTGTTTGGTGATGCGCGTGAGCGCGGTGTCAATCTCGCGCCGTTGCTCAGGGGATAGTGGGTGAGCCCTCGGCTCGGGGTACGCCTTTAGGAGTGTCATCAGCCGGTAGACCGGCCCGGCAGCTTGTACTTTGGCGAAGTAGAGACCGGTGGCGCCAAGTGTTGGATTTTCGTTCCGTACGAGAGAAGGACAAAGTGGTGGACGTACCTCAATCTCGAACTGCTCGGTCGCCCCGGCCAAGCCCTTATATGTCGTCTCGACCTTCAGGGTAATCAGAAAATGGTCCGGGTCGGAGGGCTTTACAGTCATCAAGATGACCTTGCCGACGAAGACCAAATCTGCCTGCTCGAACGCACGATCGACGCTCTCTTCCAGCGTCGGCCAAATGTGACCTGGCCCGGGAGGGGCGCATGCGTGCGCGGCAGACAAGTGAGCTGCCAGCACCAGACTGAGGCTGGCCGTGAGGTAGGAGCGCATGTGGCAATTGTGCCTGGTCGCGATTCCCACAGTCCCTGGCGGTCACATCGATCCCGATGAAGATCGCCATGCATGCGCTCGGCGCCTGGCTCGGTCGAGGTTGTCCCATTCGCCCAGACCAGCCCCTGGTGCACCAGCTGATGTAATGTAGAACGATGGAAAAGCAAGACCAGGTTCAGACCAATAACGCTGCGCTCCCATCGCTCGAGGTAAACGCCGTCAAGGACAACGTCCGAGTGTCAGAGCTGGCCCGACTTCTGAACCAACACGCGCCCCGCAAGGGCGTCGGCGCGACGGCCATCCCTCGGCTGTCGGTCATCAAGCTGTCCACACCGAGCGATGAGCTGGTTCATGCGCTTCATGAACCGGCCGTTTGCATCATCGCCCAAGGCGCGAAGCGGGTGATGCTGCGCGACGAGGTGTACTGCTACGACACCTCACGCTTCCTGGTCTTCTCCACTGACCTCCCCATCAGCGCCCAGGTGACCGACGCCACCTTCGAGCGGCCCTACCTTTGCTTCCGCCTCGACCTCGACCCGAAGGAGGTGTCGGAGCTCGTCCTTCAGCTAGGCGCCCCGCCCGCGACGCGCAATGCGACATCGCGCGGACTGTTCCTCAGTGCCGCCACCGACGCCATGCTGGATGCCGCGGTGCGTCTCTTGCGGCTGCTCGACACCCCCGAGGATGTGCCGGCGCTGGCGCCTTTGGCCACCCGGGAACTGGTCTATCGCTTGCTGAAAAGCGAGCAGGGTGAGCGTTTGGCCCAGGTGGCGCGAGCCGACAGCCCTGGACATCGCGTGACGCGTGCCATCGCCTGGCTGAAAGCGAACTATGCCGAGCCTTTGAAGGTCGACGAGTTGGCTCGCTGCTGCTGCATGAGCACCTCATCCCTGCATCACCACTTCCGCGTGCTGACCTCGATGAGTCCGCTTCAGTACCAAAAGCAACTGCGCCTGCAAGAGGCGCGGCGGCTGATGCTGTCTGAGGGCATCGAGGTCTCCAAGGCGGCCTACACGGTGGGGTACGAAAGCGCGTCCCAGTTCAGTCGGGAGTACAGCCGCCTGTATGGCATTGCCCCCTCGAAGGACACCTGGCCGTTGGGCGCATCGGCTCAGGGGACGTGAGTCGAGATCCCGTCTTCGGGACGACCGTGGGGCGCAATACCTCGCTCCCGAAAGAGCTCTTGTAGTGCCTGCGACGCTTCGATGGCCCGAGGAAACCCGGCCGGAACCGTGATGAGGTAGACGACCTCCTTGAGCTCATCGGGCGGCACGCCGGCGTCCAACGCATAGCCCGCATGGATCTTGAAGAACGGGCGCAGCCCGAGAGACGCAAAGGCGGCCATTGCGGCCAACTGCCTGGTCCGCGCATCGAGCACTTTGCGGCCCCACACGTCACCCAGCGCGTACCCGGCGGTGGCCTCTGCCAAGAAGGGAAACTCTTGTCTCATCGCCTCAAACGTCGGCTGAGGTCGACCGTGGTTCAGGTCCATCAGCACCTGCTCACCCCGGGTGACCCGTGGGTCCTTGGCGGCACTCTGTGCCAGGCAGGCTTGAACGGCGATCAGCAGGCAGATCGAAACGATGCCCCGGGTCCGGTAGCAGAGGGCGGGTCGATGTTTCATGGGGACCTCCCGTCAAATGTGGGCGACGCCCGCGTCGCCCAGGTGGAACATGAGGTCGCGCCTAGTGGCCTGTCACCCTGGAATCGGAAGTCGCTGTCCACGCGATACGAGGCACGTTGCGGCGTTGCAAATGCTCGCGATGCCAACGGGCATCGCTGTGCTTTGCGCCTTGCACCGCACCCCGTCTCGCGCGTCCCTCGACTCCCATTCCAGGGTGACAGGCCACTAGAACGCGCCGTCGGTGGTGACGGAAAGCTGCGCGTGCTGATCCATCTCCTTGCGCCTGCGTTCGAAGGCGCCGGACGCGTAGCCAAGGGCATCGGTGCCCGCGAGGAAGTGCAGGGGCGGCTCCGGCATCGCGGCCAGCTCGACGACCACACGGCCGAGCTTTACCGGGTCACCGGGCTGCTGATGGTTGTAGTCCTCATAGGTCGAACGCGAGTGGTTCGACACCTCGGCATACTCGGCGACCTTGCGCGTGCCGTACTGGACCGAGCGCTGATCCAGGAAGTCGGTGCGGAAGAACCCGGGCTCGATGACGGTCACCTTGATGTTGAACGGCGCGACCTCGAGCGCGAGGGACTCCGAGAACCCTTCCACCGCAAACTTGGCCGCGCAATAGATGGACGAGGCCTCGAACCCCATGAACCCGCCCACCGAGGACAGGCTCATGATGTGGCCGCGTCGCTGCTTGCGCATCACGGGCAGTACCGCGCGGGTGACATGCATCAGCCCGAACACGTTGGTCTGGAACTGCCGCTCGACCTCGGCGCTCGCGACCTCCTCGAACAGGCCCAACTGCCCATACCCCGCGTTGTTGACCAGCACGTCGATGGCACCGAAGCGGCTCTGCGCGACCTCGACTGCCGAGGCCGCGTCCTGCTCTCGGGCAACGTCCAACGGCAGGCAGAGGACACGCTCGCCATACGCGGCATAGGCCTCTGAAAGCTGATCGACGTGACGGCCAGTGGCGACGACCCGGTCGCCGACCGCAAGTGCCGCCTGTGCGATCCGGGCGCCGATGCCGCGCCCTGCGCCGGTGATGAACCAAACCTTGCTCATGTCTATCTCCTGATGGCTGTGTGAAGCACACGCTTGCTGAACATGAGAGGCATCGTAGAAAGCATGACCCGACGGCACATGCCTGATTCTCTTCAGGGCTTGCACGATGCACCGCGTCTGCATCCGCGACGGCGCCGCGGCGATCGTGATCGGCGAGACACGCCCTGCCAAAGCCGCGGCGCAATCATCAGTCGCAAGACCTAGGAGGCGGCCGAGTGGCAGCTCTGAAGCTGCCATACGTCCAGGTTGTTTACGTTTGCTTGCAGCGACATCGCGCAGGTTCGACCAAGTTGTTCCATCAGCACAGGTTCGACCCGCTCTCAACTGCAACAGGAGCACACGCCATGCGGTACACGTTCGTGAGACACGTTTTCGGCTGTTTGATGTTCGCGATGCTTTGCGCCGCGGCGAAGGCGACCACGCCGATCACCTATGACTTCACGGTGCGCTGGGACCACGCACCCCAGGTTTGGGGCAGCTTTGCGATCGAGCCGGACGCGGCGCCGCCGGGTGGTGGCCCGTTGAAAGCGACCGATTTGCTGCTCGATCTGTCGTTCAACGTCGCCGGCCGTGCTTATGACGAGAGGAGCGCGACCACCGGCTACCTCGAGTTCGCGCCGTCGGGCGAACTGCTGTATGCAGTGCTGGGCAACAACTGCTGGGCCGGCGGCTGCCAGACGACCGGGGAGCCCGGCCGCTTCGACTGGACGTTCTCCTTCTACACCTACCAGACCGGCTGGTTGCCGCCCAGCCAGCGCGGCATTGCGCACTGGGTCGACAACGGCCGCTCGCAAGTCGACCGTTTCGAAGAGGACTGGGGTGAGGTCTACGCGGGCCATCTGCCCCCGGTCCCGGAGCCCGGCACCCTTCCGCTATTGCTTGCGGGGGTGGCCGGGCTCGGGCTGTGGCGGCACCGACGACGCCGGCTGCGCTGAGGGCCGGGCGGGGCGGGCCGGTCGGGTGCGTCAGCGGCGCGCCCGCATGGAATGGCGTGCCTGGACGAATTCGAAAGCGAAGCTGACGGCCTCCGCCACCGCTTGTTCGATCTCGCCCCTTTCCTTCTCGGTCAGGTAGAAGACCAAGTCGACTTCGTGGCGGATGTAGCGCGGCGGCAGCCGGTTCAACGCGACGCACGCGACGTCGGGCAACTGCTCGGGCGCGACGGCCGGATAGCGTCCGGTGGCATCGGCAATGGCCTCCATCACCGGGCGTTCGTAGTAATTGCGGATCGACGTGAAGTCGGCTGTGGTGCTCATACGGACAACTCCTGAAACCGGGCCACAAGTATCGCGCAGTGCCCGGTGTCCCTCGCAACGGAAGGCGCCACCAGCCGAGAAGGGGCCGACCCAGCGGTGGCTAAAAGGCAAGTCCGGCTGATGTGATCGATGGCGTTGATCAGCGATCCATCAAATGCACAGGTGAAGTATCAGCAAACCTTCCTTCCGAGTGTGCTGTCGCGTATGGTCGTGCACCAGCAGAGCAGGGCGGCGCATCCGCCACTCGGTGAGGCAAGGTGACGTCGACTCACCGAGACCGAACGCGGCGTCTTCTACAAGATCTGTCGACGCAGGCGCCCATCAGCTTTACGGAACGCTTACGCCCAGACGGCCCTTCTGGCATTCGCAGTCGAAGGGCACGATCACGATGCTCTCGCCATACTGAAGGTGCATGAGCGAAAGGCATGCGGGTCGCCTCGGCCTGCGCAGTCCGCATCGATGCCATCACCGCGCAACGCTGCATCGTCGCGAGATGGAGCACCGCGACTGCACCTTCGCATCCACATCCGGACTGCCTGTTCATGCAGGGCGGTTCATCCCTTGGAGAGAACATGTTGCATACCGCAATCAAGACGGCTGCCATCCTTTTGCTGGCGGCTTCATTCAACGCCGGCGCTGCGCCCGTGCCCACGGTCGAGACGGTGACCACCGTCGAAGGTCGAACCGGTTGGTGTGGCCCTCTGGCGCCGGCCGGGCCCTGGTGTGCTGCCCACGCTGATTGATCAGCGCCTGTAGCGCCTGACGGCAGAGGATCCGGTTAGCGCTGATCGGGTCCTCACACGTGAGCCGCTGCACGGCGTGTGGGGACGGAGCCGCGCGACGAGCCGAGAGCTTGTCGAGGTCAGACGTCGGCCGAGAGCGAAAGCAGCGCGGGGCGACCCGCAAGCTCAGCGGGCCCGACGTGCGTCGCCCGGCGGCCTTGCCCGGTGGATGGATCGATGCGGGCAGGAGGTGTCGTGCAGGCGACCAACCAGGGATCGTCGGGTCGTCCGCCGAAGCTCGTCACGAGGAAGTGCACGAAGGCCTGCGTGCTCCCCGGGTTGGGCCCGTGGTCTGGCATGGCGGCATACAAGGTGTAGGGCGTGGTCCGCCACTCCGGCAACAGGCGAACCAAGGCGCCGCGTTGCAGCGCGTGGCGGACCATGAAGGTGGGCAGCGAGGCGATGCCCATCCCGGCCAGTGCCGCGGCCAGCAGCGACTCGCCGTGTCGGGCCTGCAGCGCGATGCGAGGCTCGAGCTCGATCGCCTCGTTGTCGCGCTCGAAACGCCACACCTGCGGCACGCCGGGCACGTCCGCCACGAGGCAGTCGCGTTCGAGCAGCTCGCGCGGGTGCGCCACCGGCCCGGTGCGCCGGAGGTAGCTGGGAGATGCGCAAGGGATGAGGTGCGTCTGCACCAGCTGGCGCACCGCCAGGTCGTCCTGCAGCCGGCTGTCTTCCTTTGCGATCTCGATCGACACGTCATAGCGACTGTCTACATCCAGGCCGTATCCCCGCGGCGTGACCTCGAGCGACACGCCGGGGTATCTCTCGGTGAAGGCCGGCAGGCGTCGGGCCACCTCATACACCAGAAAGGCCGAGGGGCCGACCAGACGCAGCTTGCCCCTCGGCTCCGCGGCCATCGCCGCCACCGCGGCGTCCGCCTCGTCGACCTCGCGCAGGATGCGCCGCGCCCGGTCGAGATAGATCTCTCCGGCGACCGTGAGCGCGAGGCGACGGGTCGTGCGTTGCAGCAGGCGCGCACCGAGTTCTGCCTCGAGGCCGGCCAACGTACGGCTCAAGGCCGCGCTCGTCAGTCCGAGCGCACTGGCCGCTCGGGAAAAACTGCCGGTGTCCACCACCTTGGTGAACACGGACAGCGCGTGCAGTTTGTCCATTCGACATCTGAAGCGTGTGATGTGGGCAGCAGCAGGGCTGCGAGGCTGGCTTGCACCTGTCACGGCCTCTTCCCGTCGCAGGTTGCGCGCCGCCGCGCGTCTATCGACCGGTCATCAACCGATCCACCAACTGCTTGACGGTGGGCGTGAAACCATTCGCATAGAAAGGATCCGAGGCAAAGCGATAGGCGTTGTGTCCGCCGAACATCAGGTTCCGGTCCAGCATCGCGTCATCGGCATGTTCGTCGCGCACCTCCTGCAGCGTTTTCTGGATGCAGAAGCTGCGAGGGTCGGCTTTCGCGCCGCTGCTGAAACTCGGCGTGTGCTGCGACCAGCTCGAGAACCGGCACTGGCTGAGGCAACCGATGCAGTTCTTCTGGTCGCGCCGGATCTCGTCGGCCTTCTCCGGTGTCACGAAGATCAGCGTTTGGTCCGGCGTGCGCAGGTCCTCGGTGAACCCCGAGCGCCGCCATACCTCGGCCCGCTCCAGTTCGGAGGGCGTCACGTAGTAGACCTGATGCGGGCCGACCTGCAAGGGCGCGGGTTGTGCCTGCGTCGGCTCGGTCGCATAGGGGATCTCGTGTTCGAGCCGCTGATACAGCTCTTGCAGAAAGCCGTTGTGGACCGCGCTGGAATAGAACCCGGTGGGGCTGAAGCGGTTCAACAGCACGTCTCCCTGCTTCAAGGTCCTGAGCCGCTGTTTCCAGGCCTGGCCGATCGGGCTTTCCTGGGTGAGCAGCGGACGGGTGCCGAGCTGAAAGGCGATCGGGCCGAGCTCGGGGTTGTCGATCCAGTGCTCCCACTCTTCCAGCCACCAGACGCCGCCAGCCATGATGATCGGCGTCGAGTCGAGGCCGAAGCCGCGCATGGACTTGCGCAGCTCCAGCACGCGGGGATAGGGGTCGGCCGGCTGGTCGGGGTCTTCGCTGTTGGACAGCCCGTTGTGGCCGCCTGCGAGCCAAGGGTCTTCATACACCACCGCCCCCAGCAGCTCGGCCGTCTTCGCATAGGCGCGCTTCCACAAGGCATTGAACGCGCGCGCGGAAGACACGATGGGGTAGTAGTGCACGCCGTACTTCGCGGCGATCTCGCTCAGTCGGTAGGGCATGCCGGCGCCGCAGGTCACGCCGTGGATCAGCCCCGCGGCGCCCTCCAGCATGCCGTCGAGGATGCGCTCGGCACCGCCCATCTCCCACAGCACGTTGACATGCACACGACCGTTCGGGCCAGCGATGTCGTGAGCGCGCCGGGCCTGCGCGATGGCGCCGCGGATGGACTGGGCAATCAGTGTTTCGTGGCGCTCCTGTCGGGTGCGCCCCGGAGCATCCGCGCGCACCGGGCGGCCCCCTTCGTCGAAGCTGTCGGGCAGCGCGGCACTGAAGGTGCCGACGCCGCCCGCCCGTGCCCAGTGGCCCGCGGACACACCGTTGGAGACACCGACGCCCTTGCCGCCTTCAACGAGGGGCAGCAGCTCGACGCCGCCCATGCGGATCGCGTTGACAGCTTTCATGGTCGTCATCCATTCGGGAGTGGTGAATACAGATCGTGATGGGGCAGGGCCCCGCCGCTTGGACCTTGCCGTTCACGTCGGCTTGCTCGCATGGGACTTGAAGTAGTCGCTGAGCAGCGTGATCTTTCCGCCGGTCGCCTCGACCAGCGTCGCGCCGGCGTTGCGGTACGGACCGGCGCCCTTCCAGACACCCTCGTTCTCCCAGAAGACGCAGGCCCGGGCACCGTCGGACAGCACGCCGGTCTGGGTGAACGTCAGGTATTCGAAGTTGCCGTAGAGCCGCTGCAGGAAGAACAGCACGGTCTTCTTGCCCTGCATCGGACGCAGCCCGGGGAAATCAAAGCTCACGCCCTCGTCGAAGATCTCGCCCAAGGCGTGAAGGTCCTGATCGTTCATCGCACGGAACAGGTGTTGGGTCAGCAGCAGCACAGATGTCATCGTCAGCTTTCCTCTGTCTGGGGGTTGGGCGCCGGCCTCACGACCGCACCGTGTCGGCCTCGCGGCGCAGGTCTGCGGGTGAAGAGGGCACGGGTGCCGGGCGGTTCTCGGTCAGTCGCAGCGCTTCGATGCGGCGGGTCAGCGCCGCGACGCTGGGCGACGAGAACAGGTCCCGAATCGACAGCTCCACCGTGAAGACCGTACGCAAACGGTTGATGGCCCGCATCGCCAGCAACGAGTCGCCGCCGAGCTCAAAAAAGCTGTCATCGGGGCCCACCGCCTCGACGTTCAGCAGCTCGGCAAACAAGCCGCACACCGCCTCTTCCAGGGCGCTGCCCGGTGCTCGGTCGCTGCGGCTGGTGAACACCGGCGCGGGCAGCGCACCTCGATCGAGCTTGCCATTCGCGGTCAGGGGCAGGGTGTCCAGCACCACCACGGCCGCCGGCACCATGTGCTCAGGCAGTTCCGCCGCCGCCTGGGCGCGCACCACCTGCGGGTCGACGCTGCTGCCTGCTGCCGGCACGACATATGCGACCAGGCGCTTGTCACCCGGCTGGTCTTCTCGCACCACCACTTCTGCTTGGGCCACCGCCGGATGCCGAGCCAGCACGAGCGCGATCTCGCCGAGCTCGATGCGGAAGCCGCGCACCTTGACCTGCTCGTCCGCGCGTCCGAGGAAGTCGAGCCCGCCGTCGGCACGCCAGCGGGCCAGGTCGCCGGTGCGGTACATGCGAGAGCCGCTGGCGCCGAAGGGGTCGGCCACGAAGCGTTGTGCCGTCAGCGCCGGGCGTCCGAGATAGCCGCGCGCCAGCCCGGCACCGGCCACGTACAGCTCGCCGGTGGCGCCCACCGGCACGGGGCGCAAGGCGGCGTCCAGCACATAGGTGCGCAGATCGGGGATGCGGTGGCCGATCTGGTGCTGAGCCTGCCCGTGAGCGATCTCCCGGGTCACCGGCAGGTAGCTGACATGGACGGTGGTTTCGGTGATGCCGTACATGTTGACCAGCTGCGGCGCCGTGTCGGCATGGCGCGTGTACCAGTCCTGCAGGCGCCGCACATCGAGGGCTTCGCCGCCGAAGATCACAAAGCGCAGCTGCAGCCGCTGCCCCAGCGTCGGGTCGTCCCGGTCGGCCTGCATCAGCTGCTGGAAGGCCGACGGGGTCTGGTTCAGCACCGTCACGCCTTCATGCACCAGCAGGCGCAGGAACTCGGCCGGCGACCGGCTGACCTCGTAGGGCACCACCACCAGCCGGCCGCCACGCAGCAGCGCACCCCAGCATTCCCACACCGAAAAGTC from Caldimonas brevitalea encodes the following:
- a CDS encoding NAD(P)H-dependent flavin oxidoreductase; the encoded protein is MKAVNAIRMGGVELLPLVEGGKGVGVSNGVSAGHWARAGGVGTFSAALPDSFDEGGRPVRADAPGRTRQERHETLIAQSIRGAIAQARRAHDIAGPNGRVHVNVLWEMGGAERILDGMLEGAAGLIHGVTCGAGMPYRLSEIAAKYGVHYYPIVSSARAFNALWKRAYAKTAELLGAVVYEDPWLAGGHNGLSNSEDPDQPADPYPRVLELRKSMRGFGLDSTPIIMAGGVWWLEEWEHWIDNPELGPIAFQLGTRPLLTQESPIGQAWKQRLRTLKQGDVLLNRFSPTGFYSSAVHNGFLQELYQRLEHEIPYATEPTQAQPAPLQVGPHQVYYVTPSELERAEVWRRSGFTEDLRTPDQTLIFVTPEKADEIRRDQKNCIGCLSQCRFSSWSQHTPSFSSGAKADPRSFCIQKTLQEVRDEHADDAMLDRNLMFGGHNAYRFASDPFYANGFTPTVKQLVDRLMTGR
- a CDS encoding nuclear transport factor 2 family protein, giving the protein MTSVLLLTQHLFRAMNDQDLHALGEIFDEGVSFDFPGLRPMQGKKTVLFFLQRLYGNFEYLTFTQTGVLSDGARACVFWENEGVWKGAGPYRNAGATLVEATGGKITLLSDYFKSHASKPT